In a genomic window of Verrucomicrobiota bacterium:
- a CDS encoding phosphate ABC transporter substrate-binding protein has translation MKAFALCISVLALLAGLGLAAGAAGSDTSIVVDGSTTVGPIAKAFAEYYMERNPGVNITVSESGSGNGAKSLVNGTCDVADMSRFMKDEEVKAAIEKGITPVAHVVALDGIAVIVHPSNPVNGLTVEQVRGIYTGTITNWKELGGPDKAIVVCSRDTNSGTYETFESLVMNKGKMASATEYYGSNGAVHKKVSTTATAIGYVGLGFLDRKVKGLTINGIAPSPETVKSGIYPIARPLFMFTNGYPSMGTHLHAFVTLYLSRHGQEIVETLGFVPVTDYTTGPTKE, from the coding sequence ATGAAAGCGTTTGCTCTCTGCATCAGCGTGCTGGCCCTCCTTGCGGGACTCGGTCTCGCCGCGGGCGCGGCAGGCAGCGACACGAGCATCGTCGTGGACGGCTCGACGACGGTGGGACCGATCGCCAAGGCGTTTGCCGAGTACTACATGGAGCGCAACCCGGGCGTGAACATCACGGTGAGCGAATCGGGCAGCGGCAACGGGGCCAAGAGCCTCGTCAATGGCACATGCGACGTGGCCGACATGTCGCGGTTCATGAAGGATGAGGAGGTCAAAGCGGCCATCGAGAAGGGGATCACCCCGGTTGCTCACGTTGTGGCGCTCGACGGGATCGCCGTCATCGTGCACCCGAGCAATCCGGTCAATGGCCTCACGGTCGAGCAGGTGCGCGGCATCTACACAGGGACCATCACGAACTGGAAGGAGCTTGGTGGGCCAGACAAGGCCATCGTGGTGTGCAGCCGTGACACCAATAGTGGGACATACGAGACGTTCGAGTCGCTCGTGATGAACAAGGGGAAAATGGCGTCCGCGACCGAGTACTACGGCAGCAACGGCGCCGTACACAAGAAGGTTTCGACGACAGCCACGGCCATCGGTTACGTGGGGCTCGGCTTCCTCGATCGCAAGGTCAAAGGGCTCACGATCAACGGCATCGCCCCGAGCCCGGAGACGGTCAAGTCGGGCATCTACCCGATCGCACGGCCCCTGTTCATGTTCACCAACGGCTATCCGAGCATGGGCACGCATCTCCACGCGTTCGTTACGCTCTACCTGTCTCGCCATGGGCAAGAGATTGTCGAGACGCTCGGATTTGTGCCGGTGACCGACTACACCACAGGGCCAACGAAGGAGTAG
- a CDS encoding porin, protein MKGIGSRMRVFLLGLLAASVVAGQALAEDLNVYWKEGLRADSEDGAFKLKVGGRIMVDMAWFDLDAALDDEEDPLDEAIEFRRARLYFSGTIYDSVEFKAQYDFAGGEAALKDMYIGILNVGPGTVRVGHFKEPFSLEEITSSKYVTLMEGSLANTFSPSRNVGIGYLGNAMNERITYGAGIFRETDDFGEFAGGSDYNLTARVTGVPLYEDKGERLLHLGAAYSHRKLPGDEVRYRARPEAHLSTRFVDTGDFEAEEVDLIGVEAAAVFGPLSVQGEYIMAAVQSAASGDPDFAGYYVEASYFLTGEHRRYKLSEGAFDRVRPNRNLMVDGGMGAVQLTARYSSIDLTDGTIEGGEMDDITLGANWYLNPNTRIMLNYVNSDVSGVGEADIVQMRFQIDF, encoded by the coding sequence ATGAAGGGAATCGGGAGCCGGATGCGAGTGTTTTTGTTGGGCCTGCTGGCGGCTTCTGTCGTGGCAGGTCAGGCGCTGGCCGAGGACTTGAACGTCTACTGGAAGGAAGGCCTGCGGGCCGACTCGGAGGACGGCGCGTTCAAGCTCAAGGTCGGGGGCCGGATCATGGTCGACATGGCTTGGTTCGATTTGGATGCGGCGCTGGACGACGAGGAAGACCCGCTTGACGAGGCGATCGAGTTCCGCCGGGCGCGCCTGTACTTCTCGGGGACCATCTACGACTCGGTCGAGTTCAAGGCACAGTATGACTTCGCCGGCGGTGAGGCGGCGTTGAAGGACATGTACATCGGCATCCTGAACGTCGGGCCAGGAACAGTGCGCGTTGGGCACTTCAAGGAGCCGTTCAGCCTTGAGGAGATCACGAGCAGCAAGTACGTCACGCTGATGGAGGGTTCGCTGGCCAATACCTTCTCGCCCAGCCGGAACGTAGGCATCGGCTACTTGGGCAATGCAATGAACGAGCGCATCACGTACGGTGCCGGCATCTTCCGTGAAACCGACGACTTCGGCGAGTTCGCGGGCGGCAGTGACTACAACCTGACAGCACGAGTGACAGGCGTGCCCCTCTACGAAGACAAGGGCGAGAGACTGCTCCATCTCGGCGCGGCCTACAGCCACAGGAAACTGCCGGGCGATGAGGTGCGCTACCGTGCCCGGCCTGAGGCGCACTTGTCGACGCGGTTCGTCGACACCGGTGACTTCGAGGCCGAGGAAGTGGACTTGATTGGTGTTGAGGCAGCGGCCGTGTTCGGCCCGTTGTCGGTACAAGGGGAGTACATCATGGCCGCGGTGCAGTCGGCTGCATCGGGCGATCCGGACTTCGCCGGCTACTATGTGGAGGCAAGCTATTTCCTGACCGGCGAGCACCGCCGCTACAAGCTCTCGGAAGGCGCCTTCGACCGCGTCAGGCCAAATCGGAATCTCATGGTGGACGGCGGCATGGGTGCAGTGCAGCTCACCGCCCGCTACTCGAGCATCGACCTGACCGACGGGACGATCGAGGGCGGTGAGATGGACGATATCACCCTCGGCGCGAACTGGTACCTCAACCCCAACACGCGCATCATGCTGAACTACGTCAACTCGGACGTGAGCGGTGTCGGGGAAGCCGACATCGTGCAGATGCGCTTCCAGATCGATTTCTAG
- a CDS encoding outer membrane protein assembly factor produces MRFGRALQEVPLACVQTTGRRFVGLWYAVRLVAGVGWRSRLTRAVILLGIPLVLLVYAAAWGAESDRYRVSFEGIPDKSLRRALEAASDCVQLRKRAPVAPRALRLRAERDRVGLLQVMQANGYYDATITFDLDVDATPVRLVFHVEARLPCLLAAVAIHGPDGQPVGPGSLSDIGLALGERATAGGVIASQRRLLEWFGRRGYPFPEVTDRRVVVDRAAHTMAVTFVVDPGPTATFGTLTITGLVHVDERVVRMELPWRTGDAFNGDLLGQFRARLVATGQFSLIQVSTSEAVDERGQVGVQVRLAERKPRTAAVGLSYRTDEGFGTTLSWQHRNLLGHAERFSFSAAFSGIVSALDAEFRKPHFRGRRKTLILDVRVAEEKPDAYTSRSVGASALVKRHLTPSLDVGAGLAYKYSEVTQGGEKNVFSLISVPGTLDWDTSDDWLSPSRGGRLGAQITPFYDVRSPGFGFVKGRLQYSRYVPLSRGPNLVLAGRVALGSIVGAEHDSIPADERFYAGGGGSIRGYAYQTVSPLDGTDPIGGKSLFELSLELRIQLSDAVGLVPFIDGGNAFVDSAPDPGGDLLWGAGIGLRYATPIGPIRFDVGFPLDRRDGMDDSFQIYVSLGQSF; encoded by the coding sequence GTGCGGTTCGGCCGGGCGCTCCAGGAGGTCCCGTTGGCCTGTGTGCAGACAACTGGCCGCCGATTCGTCGGGCTATGGTATGCCGTCCGGCTCGTGGCCGGGGTGGGATGGCGTTCCCGTCTCACGCGGGCCGTCATTTTGCTGGGCATCCCCCTCGTGCTGCTGGTGTATGCCGCCGCCTGGGGCGCGGAGTCTGACCGTTACCGCGTATCCTTCGAGGGGATCCCCGACAAGTCGTTGCGTCGGGCGTTGGAGGCCGCCTCCGATTGTGTTCAACTCCGCAAACGCGCGCCCGTCGCGCCCCGCGCACTGCGCCTGCGCGCCGAGCGCGATCGTGTCGGGCTGCTGCAGGTCATGCAGGCGAACGGCTACTACGACGCGACGATCACCTTCGATCTTGATGTGGACGCGACGCCCGTCCGCCTCGTCTTCCACGTCGAGGCGCGATTGCCCTGCCTCCTGGCGGCCGTTGCTATCCACGGCCCGGACGGACAGCCGGTCGGGCCGGGCAGTCTCTCCGATATCGGCCTCGCTCTGGGCGAGCGCGCCACGGCTGGCGGCGTCATCGCCTCGCAACGCAGACTGCTCGAGTGGTTCGGTCGGCGCGGCTATCCGTTCCCTGAAGTGACCGATCGGCGCGTCGTCGTTGATCGCGCCGCGCACACGATGGCCGTAACGTTCGTCGTCGACCCCGGCCCGACGGCCACTTTCGGCACGTTGACGATCACGGGCCTTGTCCACGTCGACGAGCGCGTCGTGCGCATGGAACTCCCCTGGCGCACGGGCGACGCGTTCAACGGGGACCTGCTTGGCCAGTTCCGGGCGCGGCTGGTCGCTACCGGCCAGTTCTCCCTCATCCAGGTTTCCACGAGCGAAGCGGTGGACGAGCGCGGCCAGGTGGGCGTCCAGGTTCGTCTCGCTGAGCGCAAGCCGCGGACGGCCGCCGTCGGGCTAAGCTACAGGACCGACGAGGGGTTCGGCACTACGCTCTCGTGGCAGCATCGCAACCTGCTGGGTCACGCCGAGCGGTTCAGCTTCTCGGCTGCATTCTCCGGGATCGTCAGCGCCCTTGATGCCGAGTTCCGCAAGCCGCACTTCCGCGGGCGCAGGAAGACGCTGATTCTCGACGTGCGCGTGGCCGAAGAGAAACCCGATGCCTACACGAGCCGCAGCGTCGGTGCCTCGGCTCTCGTTAAGCGTCATCTCACGCCCAGCCTCGACGTGGGTGCGGGCCTCGCCTACAAGTACAGCGAAGTCACACAAGGCGGAGAGAAGAACGTATTCAGCCTGATCTCCGTGCCGGGGACGCTCGACTGGGACACGAGCGATGACTGGCTCTCGCCGAGCCGGGGTGGGCGGCTTGGCGCGCAGATCACCCCGTTCTACGATGTGCGCTCCCCCGGCTTCGGCTTCGTGAAGGGCCGCCTTCAGTACTCGCGCTACGTCCCGCTCTCTCGCGGACCGAACCTCGTGCTCGCCGGACGTGTCGCGCTGGGCTCGATCGTGGGCGCGGAACACGACAGCATCCCGGCCGACGAGCGGTTCTATGCCGGGGGCGGGGGCTCGATCCGCGGCTATGCCTACCAGACCGTGTCGCCCCTCGATGGGACAGACCCCATCGGTGGCAAGTCGCTGTTCGAGCTGTCGCTCGAGTTGCGCATTCAGCTTTCAGACGCGGTTGGCCTCGTGCCCTTCATCGACGGAGGGAACGCGTTCGTCGACTCGGCGCCCGATCCCGGCGGCGATTTGCTCTGGGGCGCCGGGATCGGCCTGCGCTACGCGACGCCGATCGGTCCGATCCGTTTCGATGTCGGGTTCCCGCTCGACAGGCGCGACGGGATGGACGACAGCTTCCAGATCTACGTGAGCCTTGGGCAATCGTTCTGA
- the corA gene encoding magnesium/cobalt transporter CorA has product MKTKMKVKSAHMLRLPPGSLTAPPGAYMPKTIEVFRYTADSVEEKSLARVADLAACKDKPGVLWVNVDGVGDVEIVREIGNLFGLHPLALEDVLHVRQRPKVDDYGDHLYVVVRMLHFTDEVESEQVSMFLTRSAVITFQEHPGDSFDTVRQRLRKGTGLVQRHGADYLMYALMDAIIDDYYPFLEGIGEQVEALEDQVVARPSRTTLGRVHAVKRNLLDVRRAVWPLRDAVNSLLREDNALIAKATRLYLRDCYDHTVQVLDIVETYRESAGNLMDIYLSSASNRMNEVMKVLTIIATIFIPLTFLAGVYGMNFRYMPELGLSWTYPALWAVMVAIAVTMLVLFWRKGWIGRGRGE; this is encoded by the coding sequence ATGAAGACGAAGATGAAGGTCAAGTCAGCCCACATGCTCAGGCTGCCGCCCGGATCGTTGACCGCGCCGCCGGGCGCCTACATGCCAAAGACGATCGAGGTGTTCCGCTATACGGCCGATTCCGTCGAAGAGAAAAGCCTCGCGCGAGTGGCCGACCTTGCTGCCTGCAAGGACAAGCCAGGCGTGCTCTGGGTCAACGTCGACGGTGTCGGCGACGTCGAGATCGTGCGCGAGATCGGCAACCTGTTCGGTCTCCATCCGCTCGCGCTCGAAGACGTGCTTCACGTGCGCCAACGCCCGAAGGTGGACGACTACGGCGACCACCTCTATGTCGTCGTGCGCATGCTGCACTTCACCGATGAGGTCGAATCGGAACAGGTCAGCATGTTCCTGACCCGCAGCGCCGTCATCACCTTCCAGGAGCATCCGGGCGACTCCTTCGACACCGTGCGCCAGCGGCTGCGCAAAGGCACCGGCCTGGTCCAGCGCCACGGCGCCGACTACCTCATGTACGCGCTCATGGACGCAATCATCGACGACTACTACCCGTTCCTCGAAGGCATCGGCGAGCAGGTCGAGGCGCTCGAAGACCAGGTCGTCGCGCGCCCCTCGCGCACCACGCTCGGCCGCGTGCACGCAGTCAAACGCAATCTGCTCGACGTGCGGCGCGCGGTCTGGCCGCTGCGCGATGCCGTGAACAGCCTGCTCCGCGAGGACAACGCGCTCATCGCCAAGGCGACGCGCCTCTACCTGCGCGACTGCTACGACCACACCGTGCAAGTGCTCGATATCGTTGAGACCTACCGCGAATCCGCCGGCAACCTCATGGACATCTACCTCTCGAGCGCGAGTAACCGGATGAACGAGGTGATGAAAGTGCTCACCATCATCGCCACGATCTTTATCCCGCTGACGTTCCTCGCGGGCGTCTACGGCATGAACTTCAGGTACATGCCGGAACTCGGGCTCTCCTGGACCTATCCAGCCCTCTGGGCGGTCATGGTGGCCATCGCCGTCACCATGCTCGTCCTGTTCTGGCGCAAAGGCTGGATCGGCCGGGGACGAGGCGAGTAA
- a CDS encoding HAMP domain-containing protein — MLCKRFFCRVYFSLVALVVVTAVVVGVLVSRRIEADALHETGQALRSRAELLADMALQAFAKGGDPTLQARVATLGRQINTRLTVMDKNGAVVADSESDPGTMDNHGRRAEVLAARQQGVGLHVRYSDTLHTRMMYLALAVEEGNVLYGFVRTSLPLTAVQERLRRVRLVVLLGGLIGAGAAAVIGVFVARRVTEPLRAMTRVAKAIAAGDYTQRAHVQTPDEIGQLAAALDRMSSQLRERMERITADRNEVLAILASMVEGVVAVDRHERVVHMNAAAGEILGTTPDASTGRHVWEVTRLPGVNETIAAALKTAAGVTTEATLTADRVVEMQAAPLRDAEGALSGAVVVLHDVTRLRQLETVRRDFVANVSHELKTPLTAIQGLVETLLDDESMDDATRRRFLTKLQDQAHRLAALTADLLVLSRVESRDTALELKPSDVRQPIDEAVHQFGALSEHKKVKLAVTLPDRPVVVLCEPNAVRQLIENLLDNAIKFTPEGGRVEVRLTAEGDEAVLEVADTGIGIEPRDQARIFERFYRVDKARSRELGGTGLGLSIVKHIAEAHGGRVTVESAPGLGSTFRVRFTLAQ; from the coding sequence GTGCTGTGCAAGCGCTTCTTTTGCAGAGTCTATTTCAGCCTTGTCGCCCTTGTCGTCGTGACAGCCGTCGTCGTGGGCGTGCTTGTATCGCGGCGAATCGAGGCAGATGCGCTGCATGAGACCGGGCAAGCGCTCCGCAGCCGGGCCGAGCTCCTTGCTGACATGGCTTTGCAGGCGTTCGCCAAAGGTGGCGATCCGACGCTGCAAGCCCGTGTGGCAACACTCGGGCGCCAGATCAACACGCGGCTCACCGTGATGGACAAGAACGGCGCAGTGGTAGCCGACTCGGAGTCGGACCCAGGGACGATGGACAACCACGGCCGCCGTGCGGAAGTGCTGGCGGCGCGCCAGCAAGGTGTCGGCCTGCACGTGCGCTACAGCGATACGCTTCACACGCGCATGATGTATCTGGCACTGGCTGTCGAAGAAGGCAACGTGCTCTACGGCTTCGTTCGCACCTCGCTTCCGTTGACCGCCGTCCAGGAGCGCCTGCGGCGCGTGCGACTCGTCGTGTTGCTTGGCGGGCTCATCGGGGCCGGGGCCGCCGCCGTGATTGGTGTGTTCGTCGCGAGGCGCGTCACCGAGCCCCTCCGCGCAATGACGCGCGTCGCCAAGGCGATCGCCGCCGGTGACTACACGCAACGGGCGCATGTTCAGACGCCTGACGAGATCGGCCAGCTCGCCGCGGCGCTCGACCGCATGTCGAGCCAGTTGCGCGAGCGCATGGAGCGGATCACGGCTGATCGCAACGAAGTGTTGGCCATTCTGGCGAGCATGGTCGAGGGCGTTGTGGCCGTGGACCGCCACGAACGCGTCGTCCATATGAACGCCGCGGCGGGTGAGATCCTCGGCACGACGCCGGACGCGAGTACCGGCAGACATGTCTGGGAAGTGACGCGTCTGCCTGGAGTGAACGAGACCATCGCCGCGGCGCTCAAGACGGCGGCTGGAGTGACGACGGAGGCAACGCTGACTGCGGACCGCGTCGTCGAGATGCAGGCGGCGCCGCTGCGCGACGCCGAGGGGGCATTGAGCGGCGCGGTAGTTGTCCTCCATGACGTCACACGTCTACGGCAGCTCGAGACGGTTCGGCGTGACTTCGTGGCGAACGTTTCGCATGAGCTCAAGACGCCACTGACTGCAATCCAGGGCCTAGTCGAGACCCTGCTCGACGATGAGTCAATGGATGACGCAACGCGCCGCCGCTTCCTGACGAAGCTGCAGGATCAGGCCCATCGCTTAGCAGCGCTCACGGCCGATCTGTTGGTGCTGTCGCGCGTCGAGTCGCGGGACACCGCGCTCGAACTGAAACCAAGCGATGTTCGGCAGCCGATCGATGAGGCGGTCCACCAGTTCGGGGCGCTGTCCGAGCACAAGAAGGTGAAGCTCGCGGTGACGTTGCCGGATCGGCCCGTCGTCGTGCTCTGTGAACCCAACGCCGTGCGGCAACTGATCGAGAACCTTCTGGACAACGCTATCAAGTTCACACCCGAGGGCGGGCGTGTCGAGGTGCGACTGACAGCCGAAGGCGATGAGGCGGTGCTTGAGGTGGCGGACACCGGCATCGGCATCGAGCCGCGCGATCAGGCGCGGATCTTCGAGCGCTTCTACCGCGTCGACAAGGCCCGTTCGCGCGAGCTAGGCGGCACGGGGCTCGGGCTCTCCATCGTCAAGCACATCGCCGAGGCACACGGCGGCCGTGTCACCGTCGAGAGCGCGCCGGGGCTTGGCAGCACGTTCCGTGTCCGCTTCACTCTGGCGCAGTAG
- a CDS encoding response regulator gives MAQAKIAIIEDEEDILEVMQYNLAREGYRVSAARDGRKGLNLVRDEAPDLVLLDLMLPGLDGIELCRQLKADQVTRAIPIIMVTAKGEESDIVLGLGVGADDYVTKPFSPKELVARVRAVLRRGPLKEEAGGGERIVRDGVMIDAVRFEVRVDDTPVTLTATEFRLLHFLASHPGRVFTRDQLLNRVIGEHAVVVDRNIDVHVRAVRKKLGDYHEVIETIRGVGYRFRDVES, from the coding sequence ATGGCGCAGGCGAAGATCGCTATCATCGAGGACGAAGAGGACATCCTCGAGGTCATGCAGTACAATCTCGCGCGGGAGGGCTACCGCGTCAGCGCGGCGCGCGACGGCCGCAAGGGCCTCAACCTGGTCCGGGACGAGGCACCCGACCTCGTGCTGCTCGACCTGATGCTGCCGGGCCTCGACGGCATCGAGCTGTGCCGACAGCTCAAGGCCGACCAGGTAACCCGTGCGATCCCGATCATCATGGTGACGGCCAAGGGCGAAGAGAGCGACATCGTCCTCGGTCTCGGCGTGGGGGCCGATGACTATGTCACCAAGCCGTTCAGCCCCAAAGAGCTTGTCGCGCGCGTCCGAGCCGTGCTGCGGCGCGGACCGCTGAAGGAAGAGGCAGGCGGCGGCGAACGCATCGTGCGCGACGGCGTGATGATTGACGCCGTACGCTTCGAGGTTCGTGTTGACGACACGCCTGTGACGCTCACTGCCACCGAGTTTCGGCTGCTCCATTTTCTGGCCTCGCACCCAGGGCGCGTGTTCACGCGTGACCAGCTTCTGAACCGGGTGATCGGGGAGCATGCCGTCGTCGTGGACCGCAACATCGACGTGCATGTGCGCGCCGTGCGCAAGAAACTGGGCGATTACCACGAGGTGATCGAGACCATCCGCGGCGTCGGGTATCGGTTCCGCGATGTGGAGAGCTGA